A section of the Dehalobacter sp. DCM genome encodes:
- a CDS encoding DUF4956 domain-containing protein, which produces MNSASTANDVITQTFTFSDIFKNSFMENATTNFSIVDVFITLVISFFLGLFIYTVYKKTFNGVMYSRNFNVSLIGMSMITTLIIMGVTSNIVLSLGMVGALSIVRFRSAIKDPMDIVFIFWAIAAGIVSGAGQYFLAVIGSIIIGVMLISFTRKASGEIPYMIVVNCSDSQAEMVLTKSLSGYVKRMKVKSKAVRGGQGIELTFEIRLHKDNTDFVNDLAEIDGVNDVVLVSYNGELAV; this is translated from the coding sequence ATGAATTCTGCGAGTACAGCGAATGATGTGATTACGCAAACGTTTACATTTTCTGATATCTTCAAAAATAGCTTTATGGAGAACGCGACGACTAACTTTTCCATTGTCGATGTTTTTATAACCTTGGTTATTTCCTTCTTCCTCGGTTTATTTATATATACCGTATATAAGAAAACGTTTAACGGTGTCATGTATTCCAGGAATTTTAATGTATCATTAATTGGTATGTCCATGATTACGACATTGATTATCATGGGCGTTACCTCAAATATCGTTTTATCGCTGGGTATGGTCGGCGCTTTAAGCATTGTGCGTTTTAGATCGGCTATTAAAGACCCCATGGACATTGTCTTTATATTTTGGGCTATCGCTGCCGGCATCGTCAGCGGCGCCGGTCAATATTTTTTAGCAGTGATCGGCTCAATCATAATTGGTGTCATGCTGATTTCCTTTACGCGTAAAGCTTCGGGGGAAATCCCCTATATGATTGTCGTTAATTGTAGTGACAGCCAAGCTGAAATGGTGTTGACGAAATCCCTGAGCGGTTATGTTAAACGGATGAAAGTCAAGTCAAAAGCGGTTCGCGGCGGACAAGGAATCGAACTGACCTTTGAAATCCGTTTGCATAAGGATAATACCGATTTTGTGAATGACTTGGCAGAGATTGATGGTGTTAACGATGTTGTACTCGTCAGTTATAATGGGGAACTGGCTGTTTAA
- a CDS encoding IS1634 family transposase gives MYLKKAFHSKTGRTYLSAATNFYDPVRKQSRTRTIESFGYVDVLEKIYPDPIEHFTSVVEKMDAEEKLSKSIDQIKINRAATLTIGNMNRKYFGYAALSKIYHDLELHTFFVNRARNLNIEYILNNVVKLLIFERLRDPASKKKAFENKDRYFENMDFSLDNVYGALSIIAKYRDDLQVHLHNKVKALCGRTTELVYYDVTNYYFEIDEQDDMKKKGVSKEHRPDPIIQMGLFMDTMGIPISYKLFPGNTNDCETVRPMLAELKREYDIGRVIIVADKGNNTAKNINYHVMRGDGYVYSQTVRGAHKELKDYVFDEDGYTWIGDDYKIKSRIYPREISVVGNDNKPVKKRIDEKQIIFYSRDYDRRAKAEREPALLKAMELVRDPGKYNRATSYGAAKYVKNLEYDKETGEIITANKRPVFDEAKLREEEKFDGYYAIVTSELDKSDTEIIEIYRGLWRIEESFKITKSDLKTRPIYLSKQDRIESHFLICFMALAIIRILQHQFDGKYSATHILDSLRKIECTRVDKNLYIFDHVDEISLALKDVLGVDFSKEFLTLKEIKNILADTKKS, from the coding sequence ATGTATTTAAAAAAAGCATTTCACTCTAAGACAGGCAGAACCTATTTGTCAGCTGCCACAAACTTTTATGATCCTGTAAGAAAACAATCGCGAACGCGAACCATTGAATCGTTTGGTTACGTGGATGTCCTTGAAAAAATATATCCCGATCCAATTGAACACTTCACTTCAGTCGTTGAAAAAATGGATGCTGAGGAGAAGCTATCTAAATCCATCGATCAGATTAAGATTAACAGGGCTGCTACTCTAACTATTGGTAATATGAACAGAAAGTATTTCGGCTATGCTGCATTAAGTAAGATATATCACGATCTTGAACTCCATACTTTTTTTGTTAACAGGGCGCGGAATCTGAATATTGAATATATCCTGAACAATGTTGTTAAGTTATTGATCTTTGAACGCCTTAGAGATCCGGCTTCAAAGAAAAAAGCCTTCGAGAACAAAGACCGGTACTTTGAAAATATGGATTTCTCGCTGGATAATGTGTACGGAGCATTAAGTATCATTGCCAAGTACCGAGATGACTTACAGGTCCATCTCCATAACAAGGTTAAAGCTCTCTGCGGCAGAACGACAGAGTTGGTATACTACGATGTAACCAATTACTATTTCGAGATCGACGAACAAGACGACATGAAGAAGAAAGGTGTCTCTAAAGAACATCGCCCTGATCCAATCATTCAGATGGGTTTATTTATGGATACGATGGGTATCCCAATCTCCTACAAGCTTTTCCCGGGAAACACCAATGACTGCGAAACGGTGCGTCCCATGCTGGCTGAGCTGAAAAGAGAGTATGACATAGGTCGTGTTATTATTGTCGCCGATAAGGGAAACAACACAGCAAAGAACATTAACTACCACGTCATGCGCGGCGACGGGTATGTGTACAGCCAGACCGTTCGAGGGGCTCATAAGGAACTGAAAGACTATGTCTTTGATGAGGACGGCTATACTTGGATCGGCGATGACTACAAGATTAAATCACGAATCTATCCCAGAGAGATCAGTGTCGTCGGAAACGACAATAAACCGGTGAAAAAACGCATTGATGAAAAGCAGATCATTTTTTATTCAAGAGACTATGATCGACGTGCCAAAGCTGAAAGAGAACCGGCTTTACTTAAAGCGATGGAGCTTGTAAGAGACCCTGGTAAGTACAATAGGGCCACTTCCTACGGTGCTGCCAAATACGTTAAAAATCTTGAATACGATAAAGAAACCGGCGAGATCATTACCGCAAACAAACGACCGGTATTTGATGAGGCAAAACTTCGGGAAGAAGAAAAATTTGATGGGTACTATGCCATCGTTACCAGTGAACTGGATAAGTCTGATACGGAAATCATCGAAATCTACCGTGGGCTTTGGCGGATTGAAGAATCTTTTAAAATCACGAAGAGCGACCTAAAAACCAGACCGATTTACCTTTCCAAGCAAGACCGCATAGAATCGCACTTCCTTATTTGTTTTATGGCTCTGGCCATCATTCGGATTCTTCAGCACCAATTTGATGGAAAGTATTCGGCAACGCACATTCTTGATAGCTTACGAAAAATAGAATGTACGCGAGTAGACAAAAACCTATACATCTTTGATCATGTTGATGAGATATCTTTAGCATTGAAAGATGTCTTGGGCGTTGATTTTTCAAAAGAGTTCCTCACGCTAAAAGAGATAAAAAATATTTTAGCTGATACTAAAAAGAGCTAA